In Nerophis lumbriciformis linkage group LG04, RoL_Nlum_v2.1, whole genome shotgun sequence, a single window of DNA contains:
- the LOC133605091 gene encoding uncharacterized protein isoform X1, whose protein sequence is MCERTKAKYEEELCPTKEEKDRQHQLLDALFQKHQHTTEFQQALHLKEEEEEPHSPHIKEEEEEVWISQEEADLSKFPLTLVSVKTEDKAPESSQLHHSPGIQQMIGLEEQGEDPQPGHFQERQNDPHLKEEEGEPLPPHIKEEEEHPQPPSVKEEEEEPQASHVKEEEEEVWISRCQEEADLSKFPLTGKTGDHGEKPPESSQLHHSPSQESKALEASSCSSPHHMTTKADGDHCGGSPADQIFAPLSDSDDTTSHLNINMESHRRTHRGEKPFSCSVCGRRFSDKSNMKSHMKTHTGEKPFSCSVCGKMFSNKRNMLIHMRKYTGEKPFSCPVCSKTFSSKSIMAGHMGTHTGEKPFGCSVCGNAFSRKAHLKNHMRTHTGEKHFSCSVCCKRFSSKSNLNSHMRTHSVEKPFACLVCGKGFAVKYNLARHTRVHTE, encoded by the exons AATTCCAACAGGCTCTCCacctgaaagaggaagaggaggagccacaCTCCCCCCACAtcaaggaggaagaggaggaagtgtggatcagtcaggaggaggctgatctcagcaagtttccactgactcttgtgtctgtgaagactgaagacaaagcacctgagtcctcccagcttcatcacagtccag GCATCCAGCAGATGATTGGACTTGAAGAACAAGGTGAGGATCCACAGCCAGGCCATTTTCAAGAGAGACAGAATGATCCACATTtgaaagaggaagagggggaGCCACTGCCCCCACAtattaaagaggaagaagagcATCCACAGCCCCCAAGTgttaaagaggaagaagaggaaccaCAGGCATCCCatgttaaagaggaagaggaggaagtgtggatcagTCGGTGtcaggaggaggctgatctcagcaagtttccactgactgggaAGACTGGAGACCATGGAgagaaaccacctgagtcctcacagcttcatcacagtccaagccAGGAGAGCAAGGCCTTGGAAGCTTCAAGCTGCAGCTCACCACACCACATGACAACaaaagctgatggagaccactgtggaggatcaccagCAGACCAGATCttcgctccactatcagatagtgacgacaCCACGTCACACCTTAACATAAACATGGAATCACACAGGAGAACACACAGAGGAGAAAAAccctttagttgttcagtttgtgggagAAGATTCTCTGACAAAAGTAATATGAaatcacacatgaaaacacacacaggagaaaaaccgttcagttgttcagtttgcggtaaaaTGTTCTCTAACAAACGCAATATGCTAATACACATGAGAAaatacacaggagaaaaacccttcAGTTGTCCAGTGTGCAGTAAAACATTCTCCAGCAAAAGTATTATGGCCGGACACATGGgaacgcacacgggagaaaaacctttcggTTGTTCAGTCTGTGGTAATGCATTTTCTCGGAAGGCTCATCTAAAGAATcatatgagaacacacacaggagaaaaacatttcagttgttcggTTTGCTGCAAAAGATTCTCTTCAAAAAGTAATTTGAActcacacatgagaacgcactcaGTAGAAAAGCCCTTTGCTTGTTTAGTGTGTGGGAAAGGGTTTGCTGTAAAATATAATTTGGCTCGACATACGAGAGTACACACAGAATAA
- the LOC133605091 gene encoding uncharacterized protein isoform X2, whose product MFCPFFPCPFLKQLFLSKPSIQQMIGLEEQGEDPQPGHFQERQNDPHLKEEEGEPLPPHIKEEEEHPQPPSVKEEEEEPQASHVKEEEEEVWISRCQEEADLSKFPLTGKTGDHGEKPPESSQLHHSPSQESKALEASSCSSPHHMTTKADGDHCGGSPADQIFAPLSDSDDTTSHLNINMESHRRTHRGEKPFSCSVCGRRFSDKSNMKSHMKTHTGEKPFSCSVCGKMFSNKRNMLIHMRKYTGEKPFSCPVCSKTFSSKSIMAGHMGTHTGEKPFGCSVCGNAFSRKAHLKNHMRTHTGEKHFSCSVCCKRFSSKSNLNSHMRTHSVEKPFACLVCGKGFAVKYNLARHTRVHTE is encoded by the exons atgttctgtccattctttccatgtccattcctcaagcaactatttttgtccaagccaa GCATCCAGCAGATGATTGGACTTGAAGAACAAGGTGAGGATCCACAGCCAGGCCATTTTCAAGAGAGACAGAATGATCCACATTtgaaagaggaagagggggaGCCACTGCCCCCACAtattaaagaggaagaagagcATCCACAGCCCCCAAGTgttaaagaggaagaagaggaaccaCAGGCATCCCatgttaaagaggaagaggaggaagtgtggatcagTCGGTGtcaggaggaggctgatctcagcaagtttccactgactgggaAGACTGGAGACCATGGAgagaaaccacctgagtcctcacagcttcatcacagtccaagccAGGAGAGCAAGGCCTTGGAAGCTTCAAGCTGCAGCTCACCACACCACATGACAACaaaagctgatggagaccactgtggaggatcaccagCAGACCAGATCttcgctccactatcagatagtgacgacaCCACGTCACACCTTAACATAAACATGGAATCACACAGGAGAACACACAGAGGAGAAAAAccctttagttgttcagtttgtgggagAAGATTCTCTGACAAAAGTAATATGAaatcacacatgaaaacacacacaggagaaaaaccgttcagttgttcagtttgcggtaaaaTGTTCTCTAACAAACGCAATATGCTAATACACATGAGAAaatacacaggagaaaaacccttcAGTTGTCCAGTGTGCAGTAAAACATTCTCCAGCAAAAGTATTATGGCCGGACACATGGgaacgcacacgggagaaaaacctttcggTTGTTCAGTCTGTGGTAATGCATTTTCTCGGAAGGCTCATCTAAAGAATcatatgagaacacacacaggagaaaaacatttcagttgttcggTTTGCTGCAAAAGATTCTCTTCAAAAAGTAATTTGAActcacacatgagaacgcactcaGTAGAAAAGCCCTTTGCTTGTTTAGTGTGTGGGAAAGGGTTTGCTGTAAAATATAATTTGGCTCGACATACGAGAGTACACACAGAATAA